From one Bacillus sp. FJAT-42376 genomic stretch:
- the motA gene encoding flagellar motor stator protein MotA — translation MDKTTLIGLVLGIIGVGVGMVMKGVNLSVLINPAAILIIIVGTAAAVVTAFPADEIKRVPKLFGVLFKERKIPTIQELIPMFSEWAQVARKEGLLALEAKLSDVDDAFLKNGLSMAVDGQNADFIRDVMSEEIEAMEDRHASGAAIFTQAGTYAPTLGVLGAVVGLIAALSHMDKTDELGHAIGGAFIATLLGIYTGYVLWHPFANKLKRKSRQEVKVREVMIEGVLSVLEGQAPKAIEQKLATYLPAGERAKLKTEGENSNG, via the coding sequence ATGGATAAAACAACGTTAATAGGTCTTGTATTAGGGATTATCGGTGTGGGTGTAGGAATGGTGATGAAAGGGGTTAATCTTTCTGTTCTGATAAACCCGGCAGCGATTCTCATCATCATCGTAGGAACGGCCGCAGCTGTTGTGACAGCTTTTCCGGCAGATGAAATCAAAAGAGTGCCTAAATTATTCGGGGTCTTATTTAAAGAAAGAAAAATCCCAACGATCCAGGAACTGATTCCGATGTTTTCAGAGTGGGCACAGGTTGCAAGGAAAGAGGGCCTTCTTGCACTGGAAGCGAAGCTATCTGATGTGGATGATGCGTTTCTGAAGAACGGCTTAAGCATGGCGGTCGACGGGCAAAACGCTGACTTTATCCGTGATGTGATGAGTGAAGAAATTGAGGCAATGGAAGACCGGCATGCATCCGGAGCAGCGATTTTCACGCAGGCTGGAACATACGCACCTACTTTAGGGGTTCTCGGAGCCGTAGTCGGACTGATCGCCGCCCTTTCCCATATGGATAAAACGGATGAGCTTGGCCATGCAATCGGCGGAGCATTTATTGCAACATTGCTCGGTATCTATACCGGCTATGTCCTCTGGCATCCTTTTGCCAATAAATTAAAGCGGAAGTCCCGCCAGGAAGTTAAAGTTCGGGAAGTCATGATTGAAGGAGTCCTTTCCGTTTTGGAAGGACAGGCTCCGAAAGCAATTGAGCAAAAGCTTGCTACGTATCTTCCAGCGGGAGAACGCGCAAAGCTGAAAACGGAAGGGGAAAATTCCAATGGCTAA
- a CDS encoding aspartyl-phosphate phosphatase Spo0E family protein: protein MIEPLQKEELILKINKKREEMISAAGSKSYTSNEVVKYSQELDELLNQFQEMEWGHRSATPFTKLVTRVATWGFSQQTQHAAADH, encoded by the coding sequence GTGATTGAACCTTTGCAAAAAGAAGAGCTCATTTTAAAAATCAATAAAAAAAGAGAGGAAATGATTTCGGCTGCAGGGTCTAAAAGCTATACGAGCAACGAAGTCGTAAAATACAGCCAGGAGCTGGACGAGCTGTTAAATCAATTCCAGGAAATGGAGTGGGGGCACAGAAGTGCTACACCCTTTACAAAGCTCGTTACACGAGTGGCCACATGGGGATTTTCACAGCAAACACAGCACGCTGCTGCAGACCATTAA
- a CDS encoding methylthioribulose 1-phosphate dehydratase — protein MSTLKEQRWRELADVKRELAERDWFPATSGNLAIKVDGDPLTFYVTASGKDKRKETADDFLLVNADGVPAEETDLKPSAETLLHVEVYSRTQAGCSLHVHTVENNVISELYAHEGAVTFTGQEIIKAFGLWEENASISIPIIPNHADIPQLAGVFGQHVHEDAGAVLIRNHGITVWGRDAFEAKKYLEACEFLFSYHLRLKQMSAVQFN, from the coding sequence ATGAGCACGCTGAAAGAACAGCGCTGGAGAGAGCTTGCAGATGTTAAGCGGGAGCTTGCTGAAAGAGACTGGTTCCCTGCGACGAGCGGAAACCTCGCCATTAAAGTGGACGGAGATCCGCTCACCTTTTATGTCACGGCAAGCGGAAAGGACAAACGGAAGGAGACGGCGGACGATTTTTTATTAGTGAATGCAGATGGAGTTCCTGCAGAGGAAACAGACCTGAAGCCATCCGCGGAGACGCTGCTGCATGTGGAAGTATACAGCCGCACACAAGCAGGCTGCAGCCTGCATGTTCATACGGTTGAAAACAATGTCATTTCAGAATTGTATGCGCATGAAGGGGCTGTTACGTTCACAGGCCAGGAGATCATTAAAGCGTTCGGGCTTTGGGAGGAGAATGCTTCCATTTCAATTCCCATCATTCCGAATCACGCTGACATTCCGCAGCTTGCCGGTGTTTTCGGACAGCATGTCCATGAGGACGCAGGAGCTGTCCTGATCCGCAACCACGGAATTACGGTATGGGGCAGGGACGCTTTCGAAGCTAAAAAATATTTAGAGGCATGCGAATTTTTATTTTCCTATCATCTCAGACTTAAACAAATGAGTGCAGTCCAATTCAACTAA
- the motB gene encoding flagellar motor protein MotB, translating to MAKRKRKEKHEEHMDESWLIPYADLLTLLLALFIVLFAMSSIDANKFQMLARAFNSTFEGGTGIMEYPSPLPDGEMEELDVTKTEPKEQQDQEHEKLKEAEKKINDYISKKGLNDKLKTSLTDEGLLITINNDILFESGSVYVRKRDEDLAKEISQLLVMEPPRSIIVSGHTDNIPIQNAQYDSNWELSVMRAVEFMKLLLTNPSLSPELFSAKGYGEFKPISSNKTTEGRQKNRRVEILILPLVQKGQQNPVSS from the coding sequence ATGGCTAAAAGGAAGAGAAAGGAAAAGCATGAGGAACATATGGACGAATCTTGGCTCATCCCTTATGCTGATCTTTTAACTCTTCTCCTTGCCCTCTTTATTGTGCTTTTTGCAATGAGCTCCATTGATGCGAATAAATTTCAGATGCTGGCCAGAGCTTTCAACAGCACATTTGAAGGCGGTACAGGGATCATGGAATATCCAAGTCCGCTGCCGGATGGAGAAATGGAAGAGCTTGATGTGACAAAAACAGAGCCGAAAGAACAGCAGGATCAGGAGCATGAAAAGCTGAAGGAAGCAGAGAAGAAAATAAACGACTACATTTCAAAAAAAGGCTTGAACGATAAATTAAAAACCTCTCTTACAGATGAAGGACTTCTCATTACGATTAATAATGATATTTTGTTTGAATCAGGAAGCGTCTATGTAAGAAAGCGAGATGAAGATCTGGCGAAAGAAATTTCCCAGCTGCTTGTCATGGAACCGCCGAGAAGCATTATCGTAAGCGGACATACGGATAATATTCCTATTCAAAATGCACAATATGATTCCAACTGGGAATTGAGTGTGATGAGAGCTGTTGAATTTATGAAGCTTCTTCTCACGAATCCCTCCCTCTCCCCTGAATTATTCAGTGCGAAAGGATATGGTGAATTCAAACCCATCTCAAGCAACAAAACAACCGAGGGAAGACAGAAAAACCGGCGGGTTGAAATTCTGATTCTTCCTCTTGTCCAAAAAGGACAGCAAAATCCGGTTTCTTCATAA
- a CDS encoding cupin domain-containing protein: protein MATIYFQRTGERISDQDQVAAFLEQQEVIYENWDIQKLPGHLEEKYDLSDEEKDEILEVFKGEITDISKRRGYQAQDIISLSDKTPNLDELLKNFQQEHHHTDDEVRFIVSGHGVFIIQAKDGSFFNVELVPGDLISVPENIRHYFTLQEDRKVVAVRIFVTKEGWVPIYDKEELNTK from the coding sequence ATGGCAACGATTTATTTTCAACGTACTGGAGAAAGAATCAGCGATCAGGATCAAGTAGCAGCCTTTCTTGAACAGCAGGAAGTCATTTATGAGAACTGGGACATCCAAAAACTGCCCGGCCATCTGGAAGAAAAATATGATCTGTCAGATGAAGAAAAAGACGAGATTCTTGAAGTGTTTAAAGGAGAGATAACCGATATTTCAAAAAGACGCGGCTATCAGGCGCAGGACATTATTTCTCTTTCAGACAAAACACCGAACTTAGATGAGCTCCTGAAAAATTTCCAGCAGGAGCACCATCACACTGATGACGAGGTAAGATTCATTGTCAGCGGCCATGGAGTCTTTATTATTCAGGCAAAGGACGGTTCTTTTTTCAACGTGGAACTTGTACCGGGAGATTTAATTTCGGTACCGGAAAATATCCGCCATTACTTTACCCTTCAGGAAGACCGGAAAGTAGTAGCGGTCAGAATCTTCGTAACAAAAGAAGGCTGGGTGCCAATCTACGATAAAGAAGAGCTGAATACAAAATAA
- a CDS encoding aldo/keto reductase family protein, whose product MNYRRLGKSGLKVSEISLGSWLTFGQTIDEKSAELIIHKAYEAGINFFDCANVYAKGLAEEVMGKALKSFKRETYVVTTKAFWPTGEGPNERGLSRKHIMEQVHASLKRMDLDYVDVFYCHRYDTETPLEETLRAIDDLIRQGKILYAGVSEWSAAQLQEAVHVADRYLLDRIVVNQPQYNMLHRDIEEEIMPISEKNGISQVVWSPLAQGVLTGKYMEGEIPKGSRASNEQVNTWVKEILNDIMNRKVSQLSELASSLDITLAQLALAWTLRNPNVASTLVGASTPEQIEENAKASSVMLSYEVLNEIESILAV is encoded by the coding sequence ATGAATTATCGAAGACTGGGAAAATCCGGTTTGAAAGTATCTGAAATCAGCTTGGGGAGCTGGCTTACTTTTGGCCAGACAATCGATGAAAAATCCGCTGAATTGATTATACATAAAGCGTATGAGGCGGGCATTAACTTTTTTGACTGTGCAAATGTGTATGCGAAGGGCCTCGCTGAAGAGGTGATGGGTAAAGCACTTAAGTCATTTAAACGGGAAACGTATGTAGTGACGACAAAAGCTTTCTGGCCGACGGGCGAGGGGCCGAATGAAAGAGGGCTGTCGAGAAAGCATATTATGGAGCAGGTGCATGCGAGCTTGAAACGTATGGACTTGGATTATGTGGATGTTTTTTATTGCCACCGCTATGATACAGAAACTCCTTTAGAAGAAACGCTAAGGGCCATTGATGATTTAATCAGACAAGGAAAGATCCTCTATGCAGGTGTCAGTGAGTGGTCAGCGGCCCAGCTTCAGGAAGCGGTCCATGTAGCCGACCGGTACTTGCTTGATCGAATTGTTGTCAATCAGCCTCAATACAATATGCTGCACCGCGACATTGAAGAGGAAATAATGCCGATCAGCGAGAAAAATGGAATTTCACAAGTGGTCTGGTCCCCGCTGGCACAGGGGGTTTTGACAGGGAAATATATGGAAGGGGAAATTCCGAAGGGGAGCCGCGCTTCCAATGAACAGGTTAATACATGGGTGAAGGAAATCTTAAACGACATTATGAACCGGAAAGTAAGCCAGCTTTCGGAGCTTGCTTCGAGTCTTGATATCACCCTTGCCCAGCTGGCATTGGCCTGGACATTAAGAAATCCGAACGTGGCGAGTACGCTTGTCGGCGCATCGACTCCTGAACAAATTGAGGAAAATGCAAAAGCTTCCTCTGTTATGCTATCGTACGAAGTATTAAATGAAATTGAAAGCATTCTCGCTGTTTAA
- a CDS encoding ZIP family metal transporter, whose amino-acid sequence MNDVIFGSILSALSTGLGAVPILFLQKTLTHKWRDNLLAFSAGIMMTASMVSLIPEALKTGGMVQVGIGLFLGVLILTILEKQIPHIDLEHSKTGIQFDEKAMLIVAAITLHNLPEGLSVGVSYAADSGDTGNLIAFAIGFQNAPEGFLVALFLISQNIGKMKAFLIATATGAVEIVTSLIGFYLTSYVNMLVPYGLSFAAGAMLFIIYKELIPESHGDGNERTATYAFIAGIVCMLILIDAF is encoded by the coding sequence ATGAACGACGTTATTTTTGGAAGTATTCTTTCTGCTCTATCCACAGGCTTGGGTGCAGTGCCTATCCTATTTTTGCAAAAAACTTTAACCCATAAATGGCGGGACAATCTTCTTGCATTTTCTGCGGGAATAATGATGACGGCTTCAATGGTGAGCCTGATTCCGGAAGCGCTGAAAACCGGAGGAATGGTACAGGTCGGAATAGGCCTTTTTTTAGGCGTATTAATTCTGACAATCCTTGAAAAACAAATCCCTCATATTGACCTTGAGCATTCAAAAACCGGAATCCAGTTTGATGAAAAAGCGATGCTGATTGTCGCAGCCATTACCCTGCATAATCTTCCAGAAGGGCTCTCGGTTGGCGTCAGCTATGCAGCAGACTCAGGAGATACGGGCAATTTAATCGCCTTTGCGATCGGTTTCCAGAATGCGCCTGAAGGATTCCTCGTTGCCTTGTTTCTGATCAGCCAAAACATCGGGAAAATGAAGGCGTTCCTGATTGCGACCGCGACCGGAGCGGTTGAGATTGTCACCTCTCTAATCGGCTTTTATTTAACTTCCTATGTCAATATGCTTGTGCCGTACGGTCTTTCCTTTGCAGCCGGAGCTATGCTGTTCATTATTTATAAAGAACTCATTCCCGAAAGCCATGGTGATGGAAATGAAAGGACCGCCACGTATGCTTTTATTGCAGGTATTGTCTGTATGCTTATTCTTATTGATGCCTTCTGA
- a CDS encoding MarR family transcriptional regulator, which yields MNHSEQSLKLFVVLSRAYRAMNDRMNKHITSFGLNPTEFGVLELLYHKGDQPLQQIGGKILLASGSITYVVDKLEQKGLLARKACDKDRRVTYAHITDEGKALIEDIFPSHQQKIDEIVGILSEEEKSQAIEMIKRIGYHARELD from the coding sequence ATGAACCATTCTGAACAATCGCTTAAACTATTTGTCGTTTTGTCGCGTGCTTACCGGGCGATGAATGACCGAATGAACAAGCACATTACTTCTTTTGGACTGAACCCGACCGAATTTGGCGTATTGGAGCTTTTATATCATAAAGGTGACCAGCCGCTTCAGCAAATTGGCGGCAAGATTCTTTTGGCAAGCGGAAGCATCACGTATGTGGTAGACAAGCTGGAGCAAAAGGGCTTGCTTGCCCGTAAGGCATGTGACAAAGACCGCAGGGTGACATACGCTCATATTACGGATGAGGGAAAAGCTCTCATTGAAGATATATTTCCGTCCCATCAGCAAAAAATCGATGAGATTGTCGGAATCCTTTCAGAAGAAGAAAAGTCTCAGGCCATTGAAATGATTAAACGCATTGGCTACCATGCAAGAGAACTGGACTGA
- the cbpA gene encoding cyclic di-AMP binding protein CbpA, whose amino-acid sequence MKIRYNYVKKEEVKYCDASSTVKEAYNQLKETGYRSIPVLAEGGKKFAGLIYKVTLLEYYHEHDGKGEDSIASLIKDQDAFILEEESFIKAFLTIKRLPFLAVINEDGEFAGIMTHANIMDVLEDSFGMKTGGYLMTVATKEHKGAIKELVSTVKDVNIEGMLTLDNGDYLRRIVVNLSHELSEKKLNKIISKLEEKDFRVTFIDDVKNDKAPAGKSAEKEAVK is encoded by the coding sequence ATGAAAATCCGTTATAACTATGTGAAAAAAGAAGAAGTAAAGTACTGTGATGCTTCAAGTACTGTAAAGGAAGCCTATAATCAATTGAAAGAAACCGGTTATCGCAGCATTCCGGTTCTTGCTGAGGGCGGGAAAAAATTCGCGGGTCTTATTTATAAAGTGACGCTGCTTGAGTATTATCACGAGCACGATGGAAAAGGTGAAGATTCCATTGCTTCCCTGATTAAGGATCAGGATGCTTTTATTCTCGAAGAAGAATCCTTTATTAAAGCGTTCCTTACCATTAAGAGACTTCCGTTCCTGGCTGTTATTAATGAAGACGGGGAATTTGCGGGAATCATGACCCATGCCAACATTATGGATGTACTGGAGGATTCCTTCGGCATGAAAACCGGCGGATATTTGATGACCGTGGCGACTAAGGAGCATAAGGGAGCCATCAAAGAACTGGTAAGTACGGTAAAAGATGTGAATATTGAAGGGATGCTGACTCTTGATAATGGAGATTATCTTAGAAGAATTGTCGTGAATCTTTCCCATGAGCTGTCAGAGAAAAAGCTCAATAAAATTATCAGCAAGCTGGAGGAAAAAGATTTCAGGGTTACCTTTATTGATGATGTGAAAAACGATAAAGCCCCGGCAGGCAAGTCAGCAGAAAAAGAGGCTGTTAAATAA